One window of the Bradyrhizobium sp. NP1 genome contains the following:
- the pgl gene encoding 6-phosphogluconolactonase translates to MGFFDQRTLITVADPEALAAAAAERLLARIAANSGRIAICLTGGSSPKKLYALLASDAYRGRIPWQRTHWFIGDERFVPPDDPLHNMGMARALFLDRLAPAANIHPIPTDAASPDDAAGRYQRLLQSFYGADALSPARPLFDLVLMGAGPDGHTASIFPGYPAERESARWVVGVPEANVAPLVPRVTLTFPALASCREMLFEAAGSDKRAILTRLFDGENLPASRARSVDQTVWLVDQAALPENFRG, encoded by the coding sequence ATGGGATTTTTCGACCAGCGCACGCTGATCACGGTCGCCGATCCCGAAGCACTCGCGGCCGCCGCCGCCGAACGCCTGCTGGCGCGGATCGCGGCCAACAGCGGCCGCATCGCGATCTGCCTCACCGGCGGATCGAGCCCGAAGAAGCTCTATGCGCTGCTGGCGAGCGATGCCTATCGCGGCCGGATTCCCTGGCAGCGCACGCATTGGTTCATCGGCGACGAGCGCTTCGTGCCGCCCGATGATCCCTTGCACAACATGGGCATGGCGCGCGCGCTGTTCCTGGATCGCCTGGCGCCGGCGGCCAACATCCACCCCATTCCGACCGATGCGGCGAGCCCGGATGACGCCGCCGGACGCTATCAGCGCCTGCTGCAATCCTTCTACGGCGCGGATGCGCTGTCGCCGGCGCGCCCGCTGTTCGACCTGGTGCTGATGGGCGCCGGACCCGACGGCCATACCGCGTCGATCTTCCCGGGCTATCCGGCCGAGCGGGAGAGCGCGCGCTGGGTCGTCGGCGTGCCCGAGGCGAATGTCGCCCCGCTGGTGCCGCGGGTGACGCTGACCTTTCCGGCGCTGGCCTCCTGCCGCGAAATGCTGTTCGAGGCCGCAGGCTCCGACAAGCGGGCGATCTTGACGCGCCTGTTCGACGGCGAGAACCTGCCGGCTTCCCGCGCGCGCTCGGTCGACCAGACGGTCTGGCTGGTCGATCAGGCGGCGCTTCCGGAGAATTTTCGTGGCTGA
- a CDS encoding gluconokinase yields MGVSGSGKSTVAEALAMRLGWRYEDGDKFHPPGNIAKMHAGQPLTDEDRWPWLKAIADEIDRACIARERAVIACSALKRAYREILVHGREDVGIIFLRGPQALIAERLSHRKDHFMPPGLLDSQFRTLEPPAPSEHAITVSIDAPVEAIVADIVLQLGIGGAEHGKSS; encoded by the coding sequence ATGGGGGTGTCGGGCTCGGGCAAGAGCACGGTCGCGGAGGCGCTGGCGATGCGGCTCGGCTGGCGCTACGAGGACGGCGACAAGTTTCACCCGCCGGGCAACATCGCCAAGATGCACGCGGGTCAGCCCCTCACGGATGAAGACCGCTGGCCCTGGCTCAAGGCGATCGCCGACGAGATCGACCGCGCCTGCATCGCCCGCGAGCGCGCCGTGATCGCCTGCTCGGCCTTGAAGCGCGCCTATCGCGAGATCCTGGTGCATGGCCGCGAGGACGTGGGCATCATTTTTCTCAGAGGCCCGCAAGCGCTGATCGCCGAACGCCTGTCGCACCGCAAGGACCATTTCATGCCGCCGGGCCTTCTCGACAGCCAATTCAGGACGCTGGAGCCGCCGGCGCCATCCGAACACGCCATAACGGTCTCGATCGACGCCCCGGTCGAGGCGATCGTCGCTGATATCGTGCTGCAGCTCGGCATCGGCGGGGCCGAACACGGGAAATCCTCATGA
- a CDS encoding Cof-type HAD-IIB family hydrolase, producing MSRIALVVSDVDGTLLTRDKTLTEPATAAVRRLHAAGIGFTIVSSRPTIGMQFLVAPLAITLPIGAFNGSSIVGPDMRPIEQHLIPPEVARRSIDVLIDFDVDVWLFTNESWLTRNPDGEYVAHEKRAIRHDPVIVADFAPYLGSACKIVGASSDPDLLRHCEAAMQQAVGSEATAVRSQSYYLDVTPPGHDKGTFVQAMAARLGIPTDAVATIGDMQNDLPMFRNSGFSVAMGNATDDVKKLASRVTTSNEQDGFAKAIDIILQAQSV from the coding sequence ATGAGCCGCATTGCACTTGTCGTGTCCGACGTCGACGGCACGCTTCTGACCAGGGACAAGACCCTGACCGAACCGGCCACGGCCGCGGTGCGGCGCCTGCACGCCGCCGGCATCGGCTTCACCATCGTATCGAGCCGGCCGACCATCGGCATGCAGTTCCTGGTCGCGCCGCTCGCGATCACCCTGCCGATCGGCGCTTTCAACGGCAGCTCGATCGTCGGTCCCGACATGCGCCCGATCGAGCAGCACCTGATCCCGCCGGAGGTGGCACGACGCAGCATCGACGTCCTGATCGACTTCGATGTCGACGTCTGGCTGTTCACCAATGAAAGCTGGCTGACACGCAACCCCGACGGCGAATATGTCGCGCATGAGAAGCGCGCGATCCGGCACGATCCGGTCATCGTCGCCGACTTCGCCCCGTATCTCGGCAGCGCCTGCAAGATCGTCGGCGCAAGCTCCGACCCCGACCTGCTCAGGCATTGCGAGGCGGCGATGCAGCAGGCGGTCGGCAGCGAGGCGACCGCGGTGCGCTCGCAGAGCTACTATCTCGACGTCACCCCGCCGGGCCATGACAAAGGCACCTTCGTGCAGGCGATGGCGGCCCGGCTCGGCATTCCGACCGACGCGGTCGCGACCATCGGCGACATGCAGAACGACCTTCCGATGTTTCGCAACAGCGGTTTCTCGGTCGCGATGGGCAACGCCACCGACGACGTCAAGAAGCTGGCCTCCCGCGTCACGACTTCAAACGAGCAGGACGGCTTCGCCAAGGCGATCGACATCATCCTGCAGGCACAATCCGTCTAG
- a CDS encoding L,D-transpeptidase: protein MVRLFTAAALLGLMVCAAFAASLDPASINSAEFHARTSNGIDAGVVKVQVLLDRARFSPGEIDGKLAENTQKALTAFAEANGLTFQKSLTQELWDRLAGASQDPVIVQYTVAEGDVKGPFLKKLPARMDDMKGIKVLAYTSPREAIAEKFHMSEALLAALNPRSRFDRAGEVISVANVAVQRPKLAIARIEVDKARQTVKALDRDGALLAYFPATVGSEEKPTPTGSLKVVSIDANPTYRYNPAYRFKGVRSKSAFTINPGPNNPVGLYWIGLSAEGYGIHGTPTPSKISKSESHGCVRLTNWDVALLAAGVRKGTPVDFVEGKVADGRS, encoded by the coding sequence ATGGTCCGCCTGTTCACTGCGGCCGCCTTGCTGGGCCTGATGGTCTGTGCCGCCTTTGCGGCCTCGCTCGACCCCGCGTCGATCAACAGCGCCGAATTCCACGCAAGGACCTCGAACGGAATCGACGCCGGCGTGGTCAAGGTCCAGGTGCTGCTCGACCGCGCCCGGTTCTCGCCGGGCGAGATCGATGGCAAGCTCGCCGAGAACACGCAGAAGGCGCTGACGGCCTTCGCCGAGGCCAACGGTTTGACGTTTCAGAAATCCCTGACGCAGGAGCTCTGGGACAGGCTCGCCGGCGCCAGCCAGGATCCGGTCATCGTCCAGTACACGGTCGCCGAGGGCGACGTGAAGGGCCCCTTCCTGAAGAAGCTGCCGGCGCGCATGGACGATATGAAAGGCATCAAGGTGCTCGCCTATACCAGCCCGCGCGAGGCGATCGCCGAGAAATTCCATATGAGCGAGGCGCTGCTCGCCGCGCTCAATCCGCGCAGCAGGTTCGATCGCGCCGGCGAAGTCATCAGCGTCGCCAACGTCGCGGTCCAGCGGCCGAAGCTCGCGATCGCCCGCATCGAGGTCGACAAGGCGCGGCAGACGGTCAAGGCGCTCGATCGTGACGGCGCACTGCTCGCGTATTTTCCGGCGACCGTCGGCAGCGAGGAAAAGCCGACCCCGACCGGCTCGCTCAAGGTCGTCTCGATCGATGCGAACCCCACCTATCGCTACAATCCCGCGTACCGGTTCAAGGGCGTCCGGTCGAAAAGCGCGTTCACCATCAACCCCGGACCGAACAATCCGGTGGGGTTGTACTGGATCGGCCTGTCAGCGGAGGGTTATGGCATTCACGGCACGCCGACGCCGTCCAAGATCAGCAAGTCCGAATCCCATGGCTGCGTCCGGCTCACCAATTGGGACGTGGCCCTGCTCGCCGCAGGCGTCAGGAAGGGGACACCGGTCGACTTCGTCGAGGGCAAGGTCGCGGACGGCAGGAGCTGA
- a CDS encoding adenylate/guanylate cyclase domain-containing protein, whose product MHWIIRPSIRRKIVGIAVGLIVLMVLTSLVSVYMASTVGHLLDELNGKYFPAYNHLAQANIRSLERAIALRRMMIMKMQAPPDEEGYAARLKNYQEADAEVEQEAQAARKLINSIIDDVTTPSDNAALARIDDRIENAIEDTRKQLGEEAARLLRLLDAKNFAEARQSMEHVDALRDDFTLKIDAIRADMLKQVYASSAVVTRNQRQAMMISTLVTALAAAIGLGFALIVSSGITRPVRQLLEGAREIEAGRLDRSVSVSTADEIGQLTAAFNRMVDRLRRNEQVRATFGRYFDPKVIEGMIDEPAQAASMGQRRVMTVLFCDMKGFTAMSEDVTPQGLVKIINHYLSTMSSPIRNHKGILDKYIGDAIMAYWGPPFVVEDEQADLACLAAIDMIDSVATLRKELPELLDVRSIPMDCDIRLGIATGEVLAGSIGSEFMMSFTVMGDAVNLASRLEAANKEYGTRSLVSEATVAALDAAIELREIDRLVVLGQSRPQAVFEILGKQGALAPRLMTLRDRYAEGLAAYRDRRWADARKALRAALEAVDDDGPSLTLLKRIDAFEASPPAPGWDGAWYMDHK is encoded by the coding sequence ATGCACTGGATTATCCGTCCATCGATCCGAAGAAAGATCGTCGGCATCGCCGTCGGGCTGATCGTGCTGATGGTGCTGACCTCGCTCGTCTCGGTGTACATGGCGAGCACCGTCGGCCACCTGCTCGACGAGCTCAATGGCAAATACTTTCCCGCCTACAACCATCTGGCGCAGGCGAACATCAGATCGCTGGAGCGAGCGATCGCGCTGCGCCGGATGATGATCATGAAAATGCAGGCACCGCCCGACGAGGAGGGTTATGCCGCCCGCCTGAAAAACTACCAGGAGGCGGACGCCGAGGTCGAGCAGGAAGCGCAGGCGGCGCGCAAGCTCATCAATTCCATCATCGACGATGTGACGACGCCGTCCGACAACGCCGCGCTGGCACGGATCGACGACCGGATCGAGAACGCCATCGAGGATACCCGCAAGCAGCTTGGCGAGGAAGCTGCGCGGCTGCTTCGCCTGCTGGACGCCAAGAATTTCGCCGAGGCGCGGCAGTCGATGGAGCATGTGGACGCGCTGCGCGACGACTTCACCCTGAAGATCGATGCGATCCGCGCCGACATGCTGAAGCAGGTCTATGCCTCCAGCGCCGTCGTCACCCGCAACCAGCGGCAGGCCATGATGATCTCCACGCTCGTGACCGCGCTTGCCGCGGCGATCGGGCTGGGCTTTGCGCTGATCGTCTCGAGCGGCATCACCCGCCCGGTCCGGCAGCTCCTCGAGGGCGCACGCGAGATCGAGGCGGGACGCCTCGATAGATCGGTGAGCGTTTCCACCGCCGACGAGATCGGCCAGCTCACGGCGGCGTTCAACCGGATGGTCGACCGGCTGCGGCGCAACGAGCAGGTCCGCGCGACCTTCGGCCGATATTTCGATCCGAAGGTCATCGAAGGGATGATCGACGAGCCGGCGCAGGCCGCGAGCATGGGACAGCGCCGCGTGATGACGGTCCTGTTTTGCGACATGAAGGGCTTTACGGCGATGAGCGAAGACGTGACGCCGCAGGGCCTCGTCAAGATCATCAACCACTATCTGTCGACGATGTCGTCCCCGATCCGGAACCACAAGGGAATCCTCGACAAATATATCGGCGACGCGATCATGGCCTATTGGGGCCCGCCCTTCGTGGTCGAGGACGAGCAGGCCGACCTCGCATGTCTCGCCGCGATCGACATGATCGACAGCGTCGCAACCCTGCGCAAGGAGCTGCCGGAGCTTCTCGACGTCCGCTCGATCCCGATGGATTGCGACATCCGGCTGGGCATCGCCACCGGCGAGGTGCTCGCCGGCAGCATCGGCTCCGAATTCATGATGAGCTTCACCGTCATGGGCGACGCGGTGAACCTGGCATCGCGGCTGGAGGCCGCGAACAAGGAATACGGCACTCGCTCGCTGGTGTCGGAGGCGACCGTCGCAGCGCTCGATGCCGCGATCGAGCTGCGCGAGATCGACCGGCTGGTCGTGCTGGGCCAGAGCCGGCCGCAGGCGGTGTTCGAGATCCTGGGGAAGCAGGGAGCACTGGCGCCGCGGCTGATGACCCTGCGGGACCGCTACGCCGAAGGGCTTGCCGCCTACAGGGACCGACGCTGGGCCGACGCCCGCAAGGCTCTCCGTGCCGCGCTCGAGGCGGTCGACGATGACGGGCCGTCACTGACGCTTCTGAAGCGCATCGACGCGTTCGAAGCCAGCCCGCCCGCCCCCGGCTGGGATGGCGCCTGGTACATGGACCACAAATAG
- a CDS encoding glycoside hydrolase family 15 protein, translating to MPCRIEDYALIGDCETAALVGPDGSIDWLCWPAFDSDACFAAILGTPGNGRWLIAPEQRVERRSRRYWDDSLILETRFETKSGTVALIDFMPPRGQASDIVRLVRGVAGTVKLRMELVIRFGFGIDIPWVRRAEDRSALLAIAGPDMTVLRTPVETRGENMTTVAEFEVSEGDSIPFVLTYGPSHLPLPKPIDPVQALKDTEDFWREWCGRSTYRGEHRGLVTRSLITLKALTYAPSGGIVAAPTTSLPEKLGGARNWDYRFCWLRDATFTLLALLNSGYTEEAAAWHSWLLRAVAGAPGNMQIMYGIMGQRRLLEWEAGWLPGYEGSRPVRVGNAAHAQLQLDVYGELIDAFHQSRMTELKLDEESWALECVVLDHVAEVWHEPDHGIWERRGEPRHYVFSKVMTWVAFDRGIKSAEKFGFRAPLERWRTLREEICRDVCERGFDRTLNSFVESYGSGLLDASLLLLPAVGFLPASDPRIQGTIAAIEKSMMRGGFVLRHDPREISEEIQPIEGAFLACTLWLADAHVLAGNLAKAQALLDRVTAIANDLGLLAEEYDPIARRQTGNFPQALTHIALVNTVHNLDDARKACDKPAVQRST from the coding sequence TTGCCCTGCAGAATCGAAGACTACGCGCTGATCGGCGACTGCGAGACCGCAGCGCTCGTCGGCCCCGACGGATCGATCGACTGGCTGTGCTGGCCGGCCTTCGATTCCGACGCCTGTTTCGCGGCGATCCTCGGCACGCCCGGGAATGGCCGCTGGCTGATCGCGCCGGAGCAACGCGTCGAGCGCCGCTCGCGCCGCTACTGGGACGACAGCCTGATCCTGGAAACGCGGTTCGAGACGAAAAGCGGCACGGTGGCGCTGATCGATTTCATGCCGCCGCGCGGGCAGGCATCCGACATCGTGCGCCTGGTGCGCGGCGTCGCCGGCACGGTGAAGCTGAGAATGGAGCTCGTGATCCGCTTCGGCTTCGGCATCGACATCCCCTGGGTCAGGCGCGCCGAGGATCGCTCGGCGCTGCTGGCGATCGCGGGCCCTGACATGACGGTGCTGCGCACGCCGGTCGAGACGCGCGGCGAGAACATGACCACGGTCGCCGAGTTCGAGGTGAGCGAGGGCGACAGCATCCCGTTCGTGCTCACCTATGGCCCGTCGCATCTGCCGCTGCCCAAGCCGATCGACCCGGTTCAGGCGCTGAAGGACACCGAGGATTTCTGGCGCGAATGGTGCGGCCGTTCGACCTATCGGGGCGAGCATCGTGGCCTCGTGACGCGATCGCTGATCACGCTGAAGGCGCTGACCTATGCGCCGAGTGGCGGCATCGTCGCGGCGCCGACCACGTCGCTGCCTGAAAAGCTCGGTGGGGCGAGGAACTGGGACTATCGCTTCTGCTGGCTGCGCGATGCGACCTTCACGCTGCTGGCGCTGCTCAATTCGGGCTATACCGAGGAGGCGGCGGCCTGGCACAGCTGGCTGTTGCGCGCGGTTGCAGGCGCGCCCGGCAACATGCAGATCATGTACGGCATCATGGGTCAGCGCCGGCTCCTGGAATGGGAGGCCGGCTGGCTGCCCGGCTACGAGGGTTCGCGGCCGGTGCGGGTCGGCAATGCAGCACATGCCCAGTTGCAGCTCGACGTCTACGGCGAATTGATCGACGCCTTCCACCAGTCGCGCATGACCGAGCTCAAGCTCGACGAGGAGTCCTGGGCGCTGGAATGCGTCGTGCTCGATCACGTCGCCGAAGTCTGGCACGAGCCGGACCACGGCATCTGGGAGCGCCGCGGTGAGCCCAGGCACTATGTCTTCTCGAAGGTGATGACATGGGTGGCGTTCGACCGCGGCATCAAGAGCGCGGAAAAATTCGGCTTCCGCGCGCCGCTCGAGCGGTGGCGCACCTTGCGCGAGGAAATTTGCCGCGACGTTTGCGAGCGGGGTTTCGATCGCACCCTGAACAGCTTCGTCGAATCCTACGGCTCCGGCCTGCTCGATGCCAGCCTGCTGCTGCTGCCGGCGGTGGGATTCCTGCCGGCTTCCGATCCGCGGATCCAGGGCACGATCGCGGCAATCGAGAAATCCATGATGCGTGGCGGCTTCGTGCTGCGGCACGATCCGCGCGAAATCTCCGAGGAAATCCAGCCGATCGAGGGGGCCTTTCTCGCCTGCACGCTGTGGCTTGCGGACGCCCATGTTCTGGCGGGCAATCTGGCAAAGGCGCAGGCGCTGCTCGACCGCGTGACCGCAATTGCCAATGATCTTGGCCTGCTCGCCGAGGAGTACGATCCGATCGCGCGGCGGCAGACCGGCAACTTCCCGCAGGCGTTGACCCATATCGCGCTGGTCAACACCGTGCACAATCTCGACGACGCGCGGAAGGCCTGCGACAAGCCGGCGGTGCAAAGGTCGACATGA
- the malQ gene encoding 4-alpha-glucanotransferase, with the protein MDLLTQAKHLGIQPEFIDGQGRHRVTGGDALKLIMEALPAKVAYRLVGGPIVLRCGHPSQTPVNSGARLPLRWKILSGEELVAEGEAREHGIAWPDGLPNGIYRLHLTDASGAAEEAPLIVSPPRAFGGEFDRGWLLAIQLYGIRSVRNWGMGDFTDLADLIELASDLGADGIGLNPLHALFDDRPADCSPYSPNSRLFLNALYIDVEKLPEFSSDAFPEAADLTPRLRQSPVVDYVAIAGLKWRGLRAAFKAFAANPKSARRKEFEKFRAERAPLLARFACFEVLRHRFDRPWWEWPLEWRHPDDARCAELRAGPDGREIELIEFVQWVADEQVRACQALAKQRGMRVGLYLDVAVGVQADGFDAWNEQEAISRQLGVGAPPDTLNTAGQSWGLAGFNAAGLERQSFEPFRQMLRAAMRHAGAIRLDHVLGLKRLYLVPQGFTPDNGVYVQMPFEALLAVTALESVASRCVVIGEDLGTVPEGFREQMADWGIWSYLVMMFERDDRGRFRELEHYMANALVTFNTHDLSTYAGWRSFSDLKLKRSLGIDPGESDDARWHALSMLSEVLRHYGIERHDINAVIRFLARTRSRLLAISLEDLLGVIDQPNIPGTINEHPNWRQRLPVAIDEIAETIDIAAFKAATAERARAVD; encoded by the coding sequence ATGGACCTTCTGACCCAAGCCAAGCACCTTGGAATTCAACCCGAATTCATTGACGGCCAGGGTCGTCACCGCGTCACCGGGGGTGACGCGCTGAAGCTCATTATGGAGGCACTGCCGGCCAAGGTGGCCTACCGCTTGGTCGGCGGCCCCATTGTGTTGCGTTGCGGCCATCCGTCGCAGACCCCCGTCAATTCGGGCGCGCGCCTGCCGCTGCGCTGGAAAATCCTTTCAGGCGAGGAGCTTGTCGCGGAAGGCGAGGCCCGCGAGCATGGCATCGCCTGGCCCGACGGGCTGCCGAACGGCATCTATCGGCTGCATCTGACCGATGCGTCCGGGGCGGCCGAGGAGGCGCCGCTGATCGTATCGCCGCCGCGGGCCTTTGGCGGCGAGTTCGACCGTGGCTGGCTGCTGGCGATCCAGCTCTACGGCATCCGCTCGGTGCGCAACTGGGGCATGGGCGACTTCACCGATCTCGCCGATCTGATCGAGCTGGCCAGCGACCTCGGCGCCGACGGCATCGGCCTCAATCCGCTGCATGCGCTGTTCGACGACCGGCCCGCCGATTGCAGCCCCTATTCGCCGAACAGCCGGCTGTTCCTCAACGCACTCTATATCGACGTCGAGAAGCTGCCGGAGTTTTCATCCGACGCCTTCCCCGAAGCGGCCGATCTCACGCCACGGCTGCGGCAAAGTCCGGTTGTCGATTATGTCGCGATTGCGGGCCTGAAGTGGCGGGGGCTGCGCGCGGCGTTCAAGGCGTTCGCCGCCAACCCGAAATCGGCGAGGCGGAAGGAGTTCGAGAAATTCCGCGCCGAGCGCGCCCCGCTGCTCGCGCGCTTCGCCTGCTTCGAGGTGCTGCGGCACAGGTTCGACCGGCCGTGGTGGGAATGGCCGCTGGAATGGCGGCATCCGGACGACGCCAGATGCGCCGAACTGCGCGCCGGACCCGACGGCCGCGAGATCGAGCTCATCGAGTTCGTGCAATGGGTGGCGGACGAGCAGGTGCGCGCCTGCCAGGCGCTTGCGAAGCAGCGCGGCATGCGCGTCGGGCTCTATCTGGACGTCGCCGTGGGCGTGCAGGCCGATGGCTTCGATGCCTGGAACGAGCAGGAGGCGATCTCCCGCCAGCTCGGCGTCGGAGCGCCGCCGGACACGCTGAACACCGCGGGCCAGAGCTGGGGCCTTGCCGGCTTCAATGCCGCGGGCCTCGAGCGGCAGTCGTTCGAGCCGTTCCGCCAGATGCTGAGGGCCGCGATGCGCCATGCCGGCGCGATCCGGCTCGACCACGTGCTCGGGCTGAAACGGCTCTACCTCGTGCCGCAGGGATTCACGCCCGACAACGGCGTCTATGTGCAGATGCCGTTCGAGGCGCTGCTCGCCGTCACCGCGCTCGAAAGCGTCGCCAGCCGCTGCGTCGTCATCGGCGAGGACCTCGGCACGGTGCCGGAAGGATTCCGCGAGCAGATGGCCGATTGGGGCATCTGGTCCTATCTCGTGATGATGTTCGAGCGCGACGATCGCGGCCGTTTCCGCGAGCTCGAGCACTACATGGCGAACGCGCTCGTCACCTTCAACACGCACGACCTGTCGACCTATGCCGGCTGGCGCTCCTTCAGCGATTTGAAATTGAAGCGTTCGCTCGGCATCGATCCGGGCGAGAGCGACGATGCGCGCTGGCATGCGCTTTCCATGCTGAGCGAGGTGTTGCGGCACTACGGCATCGAACGCCACGACATCAATGCCGTCATCCGTTTCCTGGCGCGGACCAGATCGCGCCTGCTCGCGATCTCGCTGGAGGATCTGCTCGGCGTGATCGACCAGCCCAACATTCCCGGCACCATCAACGAGCATCCGAACTGGCGGCAGCGGCTGCCGGTCGCGATCGACGAGATCGCGGAGACGATCGATATCGCCGCCTTCAAGGCCGCAACCGCGGAAAGGGCGCGTGCGGTCGATTGA